Proteins co-encoded in one Brassica oleracea var. oleracea cultivar TO1000 chromosome C4, BOL, whole genome shotgun sequence genomic window:
- the LOC106338624 gene encoding uncharacterized protein LOC106338624, whose amino-acid sequence MELVIGQEFRTKEEAQVHIQTASHQKCFEYEIIKLDRVRYVIKCRGAKDGCKWFVRGAKLVDSGHWTVRSYIKQHTCSVVTTRTLPNRRRGTPQIVAAMLAEDYPSSFDTPVPNTLINLVHCRVCLHVSYPTAWRGRRQAANEVRGSPEESFSLLHSYMYMLEKKNPDTVTRVVVDEANKFKYAFFALGASIEGFSVMRKVLIVDATHLKNVYGGVLLVATAQDPDHHHYPIAFGVADGENNDSWMWFMEQLKSVISDVLGLVFLSDRNKSLMKAVGLVFHAFKFMECAHAYTEAEFLNLYHAFRRKYPTAATYLDKNVEETKWARCYFEGDMYNVDTINSVESFNGVI is encoded by the coding sequence ATGGAGTTGGTTATAGGTCAAGAATTTAGAACTAAGGAGGAAGCACAAGTTCATATTCAGACGGCTTCTCATCAGAAATGTTTTGAGTATGAGATAATTAAGTTGGATAGAGTGAGATATGTGATAAAATGTCGAGGAGCGAAAGACGGCTGCAAGTGGTTTGTGCGAGGTGCAAAGCTAGTGGACTCAGGTCATTGGACAGTTAGAAGTTACATCAAGCAGCATACATGTTCTGTTGTTACTACAAGAACACTGCCTAATAGAAGGAGAGGCACACCACAAATCGTTGCGGCTATGTTAGCTGAAGATTATCCCAGTAGTTTTGACACACCAGTTCCCAATACTCTGATCAATTTGGTTCATTGTAGGGTTTGTCTCCATGTATCATACCCAACAGCATGGAGAGGAAGAAGACAAGCTGCTAATGAAGTGCGAGGAAGTCCAGAAGAGAGCTTTTCTTTATTACACAGTTACATGTACATGCTCGAGAAGAAAAATCCTGACACAGTAACTCGTGTGGTAGTGGATGAGGCCAACAAATTTAAGTATGCGTTTTTTGCCTTGGGAGCTAGCATAGAAGGGTTCAGCGTGATGAGGAAAGTCCTCATCGTGGATGCAACACACCTCAAGAATGTTTATGGTGGAGTTCTACTTGTTGCGACTGCTCAGGATCCTGATCATCACCACTACCCAATTGCTTTCGGTGTTGCAGATGGTGAGAATAATGATAGTTGGATGTGGTTTATGGAACAGTTGAAATCAGTGATATCCGATGTCCTGGGATTGGTTTTTCTTTCAGATAGAAACAAAAGCTTGATGAAGGCAGTAGGCCTAGTGTTCCATGCATTTAAGTTTATGGAGTGCGCACACGCTTATACAGAGGCTGAGTTCTTAAACCTTTATCATGCTTTTCGCAGAAAGTATCCTACTGCAGCGACGTATCTCGACAAAAATGTTGAAGAGACGAAATGGGCTAGGTGTTACTTTGAAGGAGATATGTACAATGTTGACACCATCAATTCAGTAGAATCTTTTAATGGTGTAATTTAG
- the LOC106340313 gene encoding protein ENHANCED DISEASE RESISTANCE 2-like: MEMPQIDGRMEGWLYTIRHNRFGLQFSRKRYFVLHDNNLTSFKSVPSDQNEEPDRRASLDCCIRVTDNGRESFHRKILFIFTLYNTSNHLDQLKLGASSPEEAAKWIRSLQDASQKKFPFPDCEFVSHAEKGLVKFNVSRRSRRKNSVDWTNYSSVNVETIAPDVIAPSPWKIFGCQNGLRLFKEAKDWDSRGRHWDDHPAIMAVGVIDGTSEDIFNTLMSLGPLRSEWDFCFYKGSVVEHLDGHTDIVNIQLYSDWLPWLMNRRDVLLRRYWRREEDGTYVILCHSVYHKKCPPTKGYVRACLKSGGYVVTPVNKGKQSLVKHMVAIDWRSWNLYMRPSSERSITIRVVERLAALREMFKAKQGHGFAEFVSGEFMQTKFSLSKINTLPFKKEAKRIDLELVKVEEMEKPSSARNSLMDLNDASDEFFDVPEPNESYEFDSLIENSPFSQGHSQLKLPSPSGIVKKLQDLANNKKGYMDLQEVGMDVNSTFIYGATLQQDPNLTMPCSWSIADPSTFLIRGDNYLNDQQKVKANGTMMQMVGADWISSDKREDDLGGRLGGLVQEFGAKGGPEFFFIVNMQVPGSAMISLALYYMLKTPLEEHPLLHSFVNGDDAYRNSRFKLIPHISKGSWIVKQSVGKKACLVGHALEVRYTRGKNYLELDIDVGSSTVARGVTNLVLGYLNNLVIEMAFLIQANTAEELPELLLGTCRLNYLDVSKSLKER, encoded by the exons ATGGAAATGCCTCAAATTGATGGAAGAATGGAAGGTTGGCTTTATACCATCCGACATAACCGGTTTGGACTTCAGTTCTCCCGTAAACGATATTTTGTTCTTCACGACAACAACCTTACAAGCTTTAAATCTGTACCATCTGATCAGAATGAG GAACCTGATAGAAGAGCATCTCTTGACTGCTGTATTCGGGTTACAGACAATGGAAGAGAGAGTTTCCATAGAAAG ATCCTTTTCATATTTACGCTTTACAACACCTCAAACCATTTGGATCAATTAAAG CTGGGTGCAAGTAGTCCTGAAGAAGCAGCCAAATGGATCAGATCATTACAAGATGCTTCACAAAAG AAGTTTCCATTTCCGGATTGCGAATTTGTATCTCATGCTGAGAAAGGACTTGTGAAGTTTAATGTATCAAGGAGGTCACGGCGCAAAAACTCAGTTGACTGGACAAATTACTCATCGGTGAATGTTGAAACAATAGCACCTGATGTCATTGCTCCTTCGCCATGGAAAATTTTTGGATGCCAAAACG GTTTACGCCTTTTCAAAGAAGCTAAAGACTGGGATTCCCGCGGACGG CATTGGGATGATCATCCTGCAATTATGGCAGTTGGTGTCATTGATGGTACTTCAGAAGATATTTTCAATACGTTAATGTCTCTTGGTCCTTTACGATCAGA ATGGGACTTCTGTTTCTACAAAGGAAGCGTGGTGGAGCATCTTGATGGACACACAGATATAGTTAATATCCAGTTGTACAGTGATTGGTTGCCATGGTTAATGAATCGAAGAGACGTGTTGCTACGACGCTACTGGAGAAGGGAAGAAGATGGAACCTACG TGATACTTTGCCACTCTGTTTATCACAAGAAGTGTCCACCAACTAAAGGATATGTTCGCGCTTGTCTCAAAA GTGGTGGTTATGTGGTGACTCCTGTAAACAAAGGGAAGCAATCACTAGTAAAGCATATGGTAGCCATTGATTGGAGAAGCTGGAACTTATACATGAGGCCATCTTCTGAAAGATCTATAACCATTCGTGTGGTTGAGAGACTTGCGGCCTTACGTGAAATGTTCAAAGCGAAACAAGGACACGGCTTCGCTGAGTTCGTCTCAGGGGAGTTCATGCAAACCAAATTTTCCTTGTCTAAGATCAACACTTTACCCTTTAAAAAAGAAGCCAAAAGGATTGATCTGGAGCTTGTGAAAGTTGAGGAAATGGAGAAACCTTCTTCAGCACGCAACAGTTTGATGGACTTAAATGATGCTTCTGATGAATTTTTTGACGTTCCTGAGCCCAATGAGTCTTATGAGTTTGATAGCTTAATTGAGAACTCTCCCTTTTCACAAGGACACTCTCAA CTCAAGCTACCATCACCATCTGGTATTGTCAAGAAACTTCAAGATCTAGCCAATAATAAGAAAGGCTACATGGATTTACAAGAGGTCGGTATGGATGTAAATAGCACATTCATCTATGGAGCCACTCTCCAACAAGACCCAAATCTTACTATGCCTTGTAGTTGGTCTATCGCTGATCCATCCACATTCTTGATTCGTGGAGACAATTATTTAAATGACCAACAGAAG GTAAAGGCAAATGGCACAATGATGCAAATGGTTGGAGCAGACTGGATAAGTTCTGATAAGCGAGAAGATGATCTTGGTGGTCGACTAGGTGGTCTAGTTCAAGAATTCGGAGCGAAAGGCGGTCCAGAGTTTTTCTTCATTGTAAACATGCAG GTCCCTGGTTCTGCTATGATCAGTCTAGCATTGTACTATATGCTGAAAACTCCATTAGAAGAGCATCCTTTGTTACATAGTTTTGTGAATGGTGATGATGCTTATCGCAATTCGCGCTTTAAACTCATCCCTCACATCTCCAAAGGTTCGTGGATTGTAAAGCAGAGTGTTGGCAAGAAGGCTTGCTTGGTGGGTCACGCACTTGAAGTACGTTACACCCGTGGAAAGAATTACTTGGAG CTTGATATTGATGTTGGATCTTCAACTGTTGCAAGAGGTGTAACCAATCTTGTTCTTGGGTATCTTAACAACTTGGTTATAGAAATGGCCTTTTTGATACAG GCAAACACAGCAGAGGAACTACCAGAATTGCTACTAGGGACATGTCGGCTCAATTATCTCGATGTTTCAAAGTCTCTAAAAGAACGATGA
- the LOC106340183 gene encoding uncharacterized protein LOC106340183 yields the protein MFAGDGEEVRSVRSAPQGPSRRSRNHQMSDEFQSAVQSSYDNDLKDETRDKHREFTFAMETQVVKIGKSHKEARKGTPRWVRLDEDDQDDRNELTLFLAGPSDSERKQISTNGVKVNQLQEEVLLMISVLGLRFLMMGYSTKLWRAICLTSKKSSQLLWRLELYGKP from the exons ATGTTCGCAG GAGATGGCGAAGAGGTTCGGTCGGTAAGATCAGCTCCACAGGGACCTTCACGACGCTCTCGCAACCACCAAATGTCAG ATGAGTTCCAAAGCGCTGTTCAATCTAGCTACGACAATGATTTGAAAGACGAAACTCGAGACAAGCATCGTGAGTTTACTTTCGCTATGGAGACTCAGGTTGTGAAGATAGGGAAGTCTCACAAAGAAGCTAGAAAAGGAACTCCGAGATGGGTTCGTTTGGACGAAGATGATCAAGATGATCGTAATGAGCTTACCCTTTTCTTGGCTGGACCATCTGACTCTGAAAGGAAACAAATTTCCACAAATGGTGTGAAAGTAAATCAGCTTCAAGAAGAAGTGCTACTGATGATTTCGGTGCTTGGATTGCGGTTTCTGATGATGGGGTACTCCACAAAGCTTTGGCGAGCCATTTGTCTGACCTCCAAGAAAAGTTCTCAGCTTCTCTGGCGTCTTGAACTATATGGAAAGCCTTAG